The Bicyclus anynana chromosome 4, ilBicAnyn1.1, whole genome shotgun sequence DNA window accggatatgaattcaatttcaGGTGTTTTATTTGCTGTTTTggacacttttactgtattgtctataaTGTGTTGTttaagggagcgaaacaaaaaaaaatatttatctaatgcAGATTCCACAAattctgtaaaattattttctcaacagcaatttgtatcttctagcccattttgggacatgtcctttaatataaacaatattaaattcgcatagtaggtaaattaaatgagggtccgaaatatattgattttaattaatataaaagttaaggatttcttataaaactttatttaaaaatcgtgtattttttaaatttgcctaACGTCAAAGACGCTCTcgttcattttgtgacgtcacaatgttactagATGTACTAagcgtcaaactaattgttaactaatatttttgtcaaacgctctgtTTGAAAGGGATTTGTCATAGTGACGTCaagaaacagttgaaatatagacatCATGGTCGAcaggctcgtattgtcaaaaacatatttaaaaagtaacgtcacaaaaaaaatatgaaaaaaattaatttcaatgtaGTAGAACGATAAAGAACTGTTTTAGACCATTTAAAACAgtatcaactaccctattaatgGATCGCATTTTGAGTTTGCAGGGAAACAGGAAAATTAAGATGTATAAGATAAGATatgaaaatatataggtatacgtccagcagtggacgtccaactaTAATATTGTTCGTAGGCCGGAGTTGTCGGAGCAGTAGAGAACATACCCTCAGCTCCGTGTCGCCCACGCTGCCGGCCATGTTGGCGAGCTCGCGCGCGATGACCAGCGCGGTGTCGTGCAggcgcgcgggcggcgccgCCGAGTGCACGCAGAACAGCCCCGTGTCGCCGTACGCGTGGTTGTACGCCGTCGCGTTGAACATCCAGTGGTATCTGGCGGAATATTtgttttagaataaaaaaaaagtgtgtgtcggcttcgacgcacgaatggagtttactctttcagaccGACTGTCTAAAAAGGTGTATGTTGTCCCGCAGCATACGTCTCAATACtccacgcctgaaaagtgaaaggcgcaaccgggcgcgcacgccgcggcctgttTAGCCTCATATTCTTTTGATACAGCGcatggtgaaaggtgcgcagaatagtttgcgcacaaaaaacataaactgccagtagatggcgttcttcgAGACCTTTGAAACatttcaagaacctgttgcgatgtgGTTATGCCTCATCGATGaaccttgttttttttatttctgaagGAGCCGCCGCCGCCCATCATCATGTTGAGCACGCACGTCACACGAAGCTCCTCACCTGTTCAGCACATTGGTGTAGAGCCGCGTGTACATGCCCTTGCCCGGCCCGCCGGCGGAGAAGGAGCCGCCGCCGCCCATCATCATGTTGAGCACGCACGTCGCCACGAAATCCGGGTCACCGTGCGAACAGCCTATGACcaatattaactatatttaattattacatatcACGCACTGAACTCTTTAATATCTATGGTAgctaacaaaaatttaaatttctcaCGCATGCGGGCAATGCAGTCTGGATTTACTTCATCAGTAAGTGACCCGTAAATTGAACTTTACTCACTTTCTAATCCTATAACTACGTGTGATAATTCAGGTAGATCAGATCCTGGGTAAAGTGGTATCTCACATTCttcctgaaaaataaaatagaaataaagtttgtgAAGTGACTGTCATACTCCTAGTGCAGATAAAATATAAGATTGAGAGAATAAAACTAATAGACAAAACAAACTAGTTTTAATATAGTATAATGAATGTAACTAGTTttgacaaaaattaatttaattagcgTTGATTGTgcctaatttttaaaatgtttgataTATACAAAGTGGTGCCAGGAATACGACCTTAAATTAATACACAATCGCTAACAGTCAATCAAAATACGATTaggtgattaaattaattattgtataataaataaaaaaacaaaattttcaaacaaaataaattcggaaataatttaaaaaattcacaacatcctttataataatataaaactaacctCAAGTGACCTGTAGGTAAAAGCGGCAACATCGCGTCTCCTAGTTTTTGGTTATTTGGCGGTCCGTTTGTAGTGTGTAAAGTTCTTTCATGCActcgtaggtacttatctacatACAATCACGCCGCGGCGGGCGGGAGCGccaaaattgaattaatttgtattttatacgcCGCACGAGACGAGTAGATATTGTTGTTAAATGTTACTAATCAAAACTCACACATTTTAAACAtgataggtataggtaggtactcgtacgtaTTTACAGTACTtagcttaaatttttaaatgctgGAAATGTCCACCATTGATTAAAATACACATGTTACAACGTCGCGAGATATCGGTATAATACTAAGTAGCAGTATTACCGAAACGTGGCATTATGTTTCAATACCAAAACAcacttcacaataaaaaaaactacacaaatcacaagaaatgtttgatttgtataaaacaatgcGCAAGGGTAGCGCTGACTATCACTCACTGAGTCACTATTCAAAAGACGCCGCCCGCGCCGGGAACCAAATCTAGCAAAAACACTAAATGTATTTCTATCCTATTCCCACTTAGTAAATCTTCCAAACACCTACAGATCTACTGTGCCTACAGTTAGCTAAAAACATATGATATTGAATGAAAGCCCTTATAGACCAGGATCCGGTGAATATTTTAACAGTTGAAGactgtcaagttaattttccgtgagtagcttcgtcTTGATGAGGCGCCcaacttttaaattttcgaaaattatttattttggtagcTAACAGAGTTACTAGATAACAAAAATGTCTGAGCATAGGAACGAAATAATTGACCACGCTATTTGTAAGACATTATGGCtgataagttgtataactattaatttttcagccatattgtcctacaaattcaatgttatttatgCTTCATCAAGACAAAGCTActcacataaaattaacttggtagtgatcaactgtaaaaatgttccccggatcctggactattagtGCCCAATTGACAACGTCGCAATTTtcgtttgtttacattaaaaataggtacaaaatttgTGGTGCcgaataattattgtaggtaagtatggtaaagataataagaatttttattctTATGTGCATTAGGTCTAAATTTCAAtaggatttttgttttttgtaagttaccaatattttttaaaacgcacATTTTAAATTGTTGTTTTGGTTTATCAAGGTGAATGACCTAGTGAATTTTCGTGAGgtatttgtaatacatttacagcgtgttcaaaaattgtttaagtGAAAAAATTATCCTGTGGCTAAACCGCtgcatagaaattaataaatattggcGTGCAGACTACTTACACGATACCCCATATGTGGTTGAAATTAAGGTCGTAATCGTTTCACCACTTTGTATATGCcttaatttttaacataaaataattaaaaaaaataaatattatatatataattataaaaaatatgttaattaaaaaaaaaatctagatcaGCTATCATTGTTAACATAAATATACGCAAAAATATCACCTGTTCAATTCCACCAGTGTACTGTGCTATGGATTTATCAGTGACAGGTGTGAATGCCTCAGTGTCCTCATACCAGGTGGGTTTCATGTCTACAAAGTATTTCTGGACATACTCTACAAAAGGTTTGTGCTCCACCTGTCAAtagattaatatatatattttttatttgtatttcacaaaacaaaatgttgtatttttttatttttaaatgctgACTATACATATATCAGTTTCAAAAtcatgatttattaaaaaaaaaattattgcacATCATGTTAAAAGCATGaatgttatgttaagttaagttgaTCTATGTGTCACCACTTcttgaatacaattatttaatttagtttaatttagttttcaaaatctaaaataagAGTGTGTAGCAAATAAGCACTTGGcactaattttcaagttttcttGGTTGTCAGCTTGCTGTATCTAGCTGAATATTAGTCTGTGGTTTCTAGTGTTAtggtattatatataaaatagaaaagaaataGTGAACTACATTACCCCTACAGCTGCAACAACCATTCGGTCTGGAGTGTAATGGTTCCTCAAATAGTTGATAATCACTCCTCTGTCTATTTTGTATACATTCTCTGTGGGACAGATTTTTGGCAAACCTAGAGTATTTCCTTTGTATGCAGCCTGAAATTAAACGTTTCATTAATAAGttatatataaacaaattatataatatgtataacaaacaaaaattaaaaatgaaaacaaattaaataaatgtaagtatCAAAATTTCAATACAATACAAGTGGATTGCTCACCGAATGTATCATGTCCATTAATATAGTCTCCTGTTCAGGTCTCATGGAAATAGTTTCAAGTTCAAATGCAACAGCTTGACGAGCTGATTCAATTTCATCTGTAGAGAGCTGAGGCCTCAGGGTCACTTCTGCTAACACCTTAAACAATATCAATGCTTACATTCTTATTCCTTTATAAATCAGGTTTGATTACAGGCAAGCGCTACTCTCCATCTTTATACTAGAGGGTATATAGAGCTTACACCCATCATACTGCTTCAATTTGGGTTGGTGGGATaagggctcagaccaattaccttctataggacctACTTAGCTAGGGGTTACCCCTCTGTCgaaaatatatgatcatgatcaaacttgttcatacaaactgccTGTAGAATCTCCAGAATTGATGTTCTATTGTGCTTAAATTTAGAGGTGCAagtattacaaattacaatttcaaATTTATGGAAGTGTGTAGAGTGAGGACTAAGAGTAAGAATatatattggtgttaaatattttcaatgtgtgagtttaccatGTCCCGCTCAATTAACTTCTTAATAAAttatggtaataaataatagtgtAAACTTACTTGGGTGACAGCTTCCAGACCTCTGGAATCTGCGCTAGTTGCATACACTGTGGTATCCCTCGAGCCTTGACAGTCACATATACCTCCATGTCTTTCCAATTCACGCAGCATTACATCTCGGGTTGGAAATTTGTGCGTTGCCTGTAGTGTTATCAagttttattaaacaatatatttacaCCAATCAGTATTGTGTCCACTTCTCTAACTTCATTATTTACAGAGATCATATTATAAAGTCCTACAACACCTCTGCTGAGTCTGCTGACAGAtgacaatataatatataatatacagttTGACAACCTGTATAGCCAGTTGTTAGTGTTGAGAACACAGCACTATCAACTTGCCATACAGGTTGTCAaactctattattttttttttttttgagagaacctgggtttgattcccagcttgGATCACTTCAGGATTTTATAACCTATGCCTCTTCCAAGACAAGAATCAACTAatatcaggtgtgattgcagtaaattttatggaataaataaaaaagttaatatataagttatataaatatattttttatacttacacCAAAACTTAACTTCTCAAGAAAATGACAAATACCATTTGGATAGGCCACTTCATATCTTGGGCCAGAGTCCACAAccactgaaaataaatattaattaattaagagtTATAAGTAAAAACAGAGCTAAAAGTGTAGAAGCAATAAATAAGGTGATGATAATTTTGTCTTGGTCTTGATTCTCTTCATGATACTTTTATTCAAAAGTAACCAAATCAAGAAAGTAGATTGATGGAACTGCACTAGGTAAACGACTCAGCTAGAAATGGTTATATTGCTGATCTCATGCCAACTAGATGTCAGAGGAGAACATCTATTCAAGTGTAGAATAAGTTGAAACATATCATAGAGTAATTTAAGATAGAAAACTGGCCCAAAATTATTTTCCGATGCCAAAGAGTCACCAGAGGGGAGACaacaacattataaaaaaacaaaatagtgcCTGGTCAAATATGGAAAAAATGTTAAGAAGGGAAAACTAACTTACCACCCGCAGTACAAAACTGGCCAAATTTCTTCTCTGATGCAACTCTAAGACCATTTTTAAGTATTGTCACTTCAGTAGCATAGTTTTCTGATTTACTGGATGCATATGCAACCGGTGGTAGGTTTTGCATTGGCTCTGATAGTGGTGGTAATGGTGAAACACTTTCTTTTGGTAATGGCTCTTGAGGTCTATCAATATTCTGACTAAAGCTCCTTGATCCATATTTGAATGTTGGCAGTCTACAAGAATATAACAACCACTATTTAATTTGTAGTGCTAGAATAACTTATTGAGAAAGTGACAAGTATAATGACTTAATAAATGATTCAGTATTTTTATTCtcatattattagtaaaatatacatatacagccTTTAATATCAActgttaacttttattaatctaTTTCATCATATCTTCTGAAAGTACTCAATACTATTTTACAGATCAATTAATaatacacaaatataaaaaaatagaaaactacctaatatttatttatattattctaggaataaataaatagaacttGTAATAATTTGCATTCCTCAAGAAACTCACCCATTTTTTACAGAACACAACCTAGAAAATAGGACTTTCATATCTGATACATGAGACATTATAACCAACAAATAGTTCAagcactaaatattaaaaagctttGAAGAATTTATaggtacaaattatttttaattttttaatagtatttaaaacaaaactatcATGAAGATCAAAAAGTTATTTCTTTCGGCTGATTTTTGACTGACAAATTGACTTGACAATACAATGACATTTACTGACAGTGTTACCCTGTCAGGCGTAATTTAAGATGAATTTAAACTGGGAGAGTATTGGTAGTttgtagataaaattaaataatgtaatatgttTCTACTTATCATTATCCTTCTATTATGCATCTACTTATAATCTACTCAATATGTATGATAAATAATGTGAATTCTATACTTTCTATTTCCTACTATCTTTTTACAAGCTAAAATTTTTTAAGCTGCAATTGGTAGCATTGAATAATCTTCCTCAGGATAAGAATACCTATTCGTACTCAGTGCATTCGCCGTAGCGTCTAGCGTCAACCACTAACGTCAAATTTTGTCAAATGATGAAATGAAGCGTCAACGTAAACGTCAAATGATTCATTTGATTTTGACGTTTGTGATTCAAATAGACAACAAACAAGacactatttaatatttttgtgtgtgtgttgttttttttgtgcAAAACTGTATTTGATTTACTGAATTAATCATATCATGAGTAAAGCGATAATGTATATCAAACTTTTTACATGAAAAGTTTCTTTGCTGATGGTATATTATTTGTGCTGTAATAGTTATCATTACACCATGCACTTGTTTAAGTTTATCTTTACTCGTAAATCGATAACTTCTGATTCATTTAAAGTGATCAGGCGTTTATCTTCATCCTCTAAAAAAGTGCCGCGTGTTTGTGTTGTGGGTGCAGGCCCCGCTGGATTCTATGCTGCAACACATTTGAGCAAAAAGCTTGATTCTGTTATAATTGATATTATAGAGAAACTACCGGTTCCTTTTGGATTAGTAAGGTAAGTGTAAAAAAACACCTGGCCTTGCATGAATtcatttggttaatttttataatttagtatgCTCACTCAAAACTCTTATTGCATACCATTGTGGATTTTGGACCATTTGAATGATTTTAAGATAAAAGCTTCAATAATTATTCTGGCTTATGTTTTTGTGCCTAATGTATTTTCTTACAGATATGGTGTAGCTCCTGATCACCCTGAAGTTAAAAATGTGATTAACCAATTTACTAAACTAGCTCagcaaaaaaatgtaaatttttatggTAATATAACATTGGGCAAAGATTTAACGTTGAATCAGCTGAGACAACATTATGATGCTGTTTTATTGGTATGTAaagcaaaaatgtatttttcataaaacatttaaGTAGTACTTATGTCTCACGGTTCAATCCACATTGATCATGATTCATGTGAGACTATTGTGATACACAGTAGTTGATTTACTAAACCAACCAACCAAACTATAATCTATCCCTTAGCCATATCCAGATCTGTTCATCTGTTGAACtgtgatttaattttatgtacaattctaattttttttctataagaaCATACAAAACATTGGAAACATGAAaacaaaatgaatgaaataatttcAAATGATTCACAAGTTATGGTTTTACTTAGCCTAAGGAAATTTggattgttttttatataatatttatagatttatagATATGTATGTTTCAATGCAATAATAAGAATAGTTATAAAGATGTCAACAATTGATcaattttatattgaattttttccaGACCTATGGTGCAGAAGAAGACAAAGTGTTAGGCATAGAAAATGAAGATGCAAAAAATGTTATAGCAGCTAGGAATTTTGTAGGATGGTATAATGGCCATCCAAGAGATACAAATTTAAAGGTATCAaaggtttattaaaattttcatttttaattaggtaatgAGCCATGATAggttagtggatatgacctctgcctcagattccagagggcgtgggttcaaatccagtccggggcatgcacttccaacttttcagttgtgtgcattttaagaaatttaatatgatgtgtctcaaacggtgaaggaaaacatcgtgagaaaacctgcataccagaaaagtaacttaattctctgcgtgtgtgaagtctgccaatctgcattgggctagggtggtggactattggcctaactcctgtcgttctaagaggagacctgagctcagcagtgagccaaatataggttgataatgatactaAAGTATAcctcttataattttttttaacataaaactaTTTTCAGGTTGATTTATCTGGACAAACAGCTGCAATTCTTGGCCAAGGAAATGTAGCTTTGGATGTAGCAAGAATACTGTTGTCACCAGTAGATGAACTTAAGAAGACAGATATAACAGAATATGCCTTACAGGAAATAGCTGAATCCAAAATAAAGGAATTATATCTTGTTGGAAGAAGAGGACCTTTAAATGTAGCCTTCACAATTAAAGAGCTGAGAGAACAGATTAATCTTAAAAGCAATGTTGTGGTTTGGAGGAAAGATGATTTTGTGGGTGTAGCAGATGTTGTCAGTAATCTAGCAAGGCCAAGGAAAAGATTGACTGAGCTTAtgttaaaaactttaaatgatAGTTTAAATGACCAATTAGCTGATAAGgctcaaaaattttttaaacccATTTTCTTTAGAAGCCCACGAAAATTTTTAGTTGATGACCAAAAGAATTTAATTGGCATAGAACTTGTATGCAATCAATTAATTGGAGATAAGATTGAGGAACAGAAATGTTTGCCAACAAATGATAGTGAAATTTTGAACTGTAGTCTTGCATTTCGTAGTATTGGTTATAGAAGTATTAAAGTTGACTCAGACTTAAACTTTTCAAATGGTTTAGTAATTAATGAAAGAGGTCGTGTCCTAGATAGTGGGAATGGTGATTCAGCTAAGCTCTATGTAGCAGGATGGCTAGGCACGGGTCCTGTTGGAGTTATATTACACACTATGAGTAATGCATTCCAGGTGGCTAAATTCATATGTGAAGATTTGCAAAAGCATAATGAAGGTCTATCGAAAGGTGGTTTTGaggaactaaaaaaaaatatgttaaaaaataataagcccATTATAGATTGGCAGGGCTGGATAAAAATTGATCATTTTGAAATTGAGCAAGGTAAAAAGAAAGGTAAACCAAGAGAAAAAGTTACATCAATTGAAAAGATGATTCAAATAGCAATGTAATCAAAGCAAAAAGCTCAAAGATAAGATAAAATGAGATTTTGAACAATTTTTCCACATTATGAGGATGTCTGATTACAATAAAGTTAAAGAATAAGCAGCTAAGGAATTGACATAATTATGCATGTCTATCTACCtctaagttaaaaatatatttagtaattttagagtttaatattgttaatgttttttttatttgttataatttttaattcaatttatagtaaaatttaaggggttaaacatttattttgttaaataaaaaaaaatgaatatttgtgTATATTTCTACTATCATTTATCTACttgtctttttttaaaattttaacaatgttattaaaacaaaatataatataaaacactaataaaaatttataaaaaaaaattgagcctcccgctgcgggacacaTGAGTGCCCCTGGCCccagcaaccggtggtcagggttccagctgttaatcctactaatattataaatgcgaaagtttgtatggatgtttgttactgtttaaaGCTGAAATGTGAAATGGacatagattttaatctggattaacacatactacgAAGACCGGACAGCAATACAACACATTCACAAGAATATCTTTGTCGGAGAACTCGGGTCAATAGCAAAAAccgttttttattatatgaatcAAAAGTAAGTACTAGATGATAGATAGACTCTTCTTTGTTTCGgcttttgagtttattttgtCTAGGACCAGAATCCCAAGCCGtggcgtttaaaaaaaaacgcagaTCCATAGACTAAGGATAAATTCTTTAATCTATAGATTTTAAGATCTACCGAAatagttattttgtatttgaataaagttgcagtttaataaaattacgttTTTGTTCTGTATCTgaaaaactttatataaaatctTGTAGCTAATATAGTAAATAGCTAGATAAGTTAAAACATAAATTCACTTAgctttaaacttaaataaaaatataatattaaaatggtaGAAAGCAAAATTTTAGTTGGCAACATTTTAATAATGCCAACTTCAAAACATTACGCGATGCCAACTTCCTTTTTCTTGTGTTCTTTTGACAACACACGAGGTTATCGTGCATAGGTTAGAAactttcaattattaaaaatagataaaagtttCATGTAAATTCAGAATCCAATAGGCCAATCAGTGATTTTTCAAGTgttgttaatataaatactatTTCATTTTAGGTAAGCATAATGGCTGAAGAAAACTGGAATGATGATGGCGCTGATCCGGTCAGCATGGTTGTCGATTCTATGCCACTGCCGCAAGCTGACATtccagaaataaaattattcggAAGATGGAGCTGCTACGATGTCCAAGTGTCTGACATGTCGTTACAAGATTACATTTCCGTGAAGGAGAAGTATGCTAAATACCTGCCCCACTCGGCAGGCAGGTATGCCCACAAACGTTTCCGCAAAGCGCAGTGCCCTATAGTCGAGCGTCTGACGAACTCTCTGATGATGCACGGAAGAAACAACGGCAAGAAACTGATGGCCGTTCGCATCGTCAAGCACGCCTTCGAGATCATCCACCTTCTGACAGGCGAAAACCCACTGCAGGTTCTTGTAACTGCTATCATCAATTCTGGACCCCGTGAAGACTCAACTAGGATTGGTCGTGCCGGTACAGTGCGTCGTCAAGCGGTGGATGTGTCACCTCTCCGTCGTGTCAACCAAGCTATCTGGCTGTTATGCACAGGAGCACGTGAAGCCGCCTTCAGGAACATTAAAACAATTGCAGAGTGTGTTGCTGATGAACTGATCAATGCTGCGAAGGGTTCATCCAACTCTTATGCCATTAAGAAGAAGGACGAGCTGGAGCGTGTTGCTAAATCCAACCGTTAAGAGTTTTATATATGTaaggacaaaataaaaatgtaagaaaagttttgtatttcatttatttgtaatgcCCTAAACAACCTGACATTACATTAACTTTTCTACTTTGTTTACTGTTATTTAATAGATGCCTTATACAATATTTTGTTCATTTACCTCATTTGTTTggctaaattataattaaataaggtTAACTGCagtctattttaaataattaattgcaaaatatccaaagtaatattttaaagagataagaataaaatttttgtttgcttTGATTTTAACTCTTAAACTGGTACTTGTACCAACTCATAAATCTATGCTAAAACTACtttactgatttaaaaaatctcttAACTAAAAGCTAAAACTTTATATAgttaacataggctatattatttcCCGAAATGGACATATAACATAACCTTGATAAGTATGTGAAGTTGTTGTTCCCAACATTATAGGTGTCTATGTTTTGAATATTGTTCATAGAGGTGGGATTTGTGGGGGTTGTCTGCTAGTATACTAAAAAAAAGATACTTATTGAATTTAAATAGAAATCCCAATCAGCAAGTTCACTATTAAAGCTATAGTAAAATTGgtattacttttttaatgaGGTTAAAAATAACCCTTAGCATACTTACCCAGTTaagttacctacctatacctacaagATTTTTAAAGAGAGAAGGTACAGATTAGTTCTATAGGAGTATAATGTAAACAGCTGTTGTATCTATCTGTTCAATAAGGAAGTgatgaggtcttgggttcgagttctaggtttgattttgataacaaacaaatattgaGAATTTGTAAGAAAAACTTATTGGCCAATAGAAAGGTCTTAGATAAAATCGTAGAACCCGTATAACCAGTAATATATTCTTAGTGTAGAACTACCttcaatataaaatgtaataaacctttaattttttttattattataattagtgtAGTGTAgagtaaaaaaaggaaattgcCCATTTTTCCttgttattctttttttttcttttcttttttcccAAAGATGATTTCAAAACCTGTGTAATCTGTGTGAAACGTCAAAATGGCTGCCAAAGTGGCTGCTGAAAGTTTATTACTTGACTGTTGAAAGTTGAAAGTTGAGACGTCaaatgggtttttttatttctacataggtataaataaaaatttaattttgttaattaatgtgATATAAGAGAAAGTGAAATCTATAACTTTTATACTCTCAAATAACCTATTTTTCTTTTCCTTCTAGTTCAtacaaacaaaatgttttagGTTACACTTTTCTTCTACAGTGTTATCAAAATACTTAGTTAAAACACATTTTCTTTGGGAGtgcgacttcaaaatgatccacagtttatttataataaatccctCCGGGTAAGTGATTTCTTTATTCGAATATAGTTGAATATGTACGTGATTGTCCATAATTCAAACAGTAAACAAATTCAAACTatctacaatattttaatttacagagATGTGTTTCTTGAGAAACACTGGAGAAGCGTTATACCAAGATCAGTATGTGACTATTACTTAGAAGCACAAAGAGCATCCCCATATGTAAGTgtcgaaatattttaaaatgttggtTACTAACACTaggtaaatgtgaaagtttgggTGTTACCCAATCAAATCAGTACAATTAAATGGTTCTGGATGAATTTGGGCACAAAAATAGACTAAGTATAATCTATTATAGCTCAAAGGCAGGCAAGTTGTAGGCCTACAGGCCTATTACAGGTAATATTCCTACAGGAAAAGGTTCTACATTAGAGAAACTGGAGCACAATAATGTAACTAGGGCtaaccatactaatattataaatgcaaaagagTCTTTTTATCTGTCACCTTTTCGCAGCTTGACTGATAATCTAATTTAGATACAGTTCTAAATGGTATCTGAGAGccaaacataggctactttatatcccagAAAATCTTTGTTATGTGGAAAAAAACATGAACACAACATAGTTCCGAGGTTCCACTAGCATTATTTCTATGAGGTAAGggtgtaataatttttattatgtgaAAATGTTAAACTGTG harbors:
- the LOC112051774 gene encoding 40S ribosomal protein S5 isoform X1, with translation MAEENWNDDGADPVSMVVDSMPLPQADIPEIKLFGRWSCYDVQVSDMSLQDYISVKEKYAKYLPHSAGRYAHKRFRKAQCPIVERLTNSLMMHGRNNGKKLMAVRIVKHAFEIIHLLTGENPLQVLVTAIINSGPREDSTRIGRAGTVRRQAVDVSPLRRVNQAIWLLCTGAREAAFRNIKTIAECVADELINAAKGSSNSYAIKKKDELERVAKSNR
- the LOC112051783 gene encoding mitochondrial-processing peptidase subunit alpha; translation: MSHVSDMKVLFSRLCSVKNGLPTFKYGSRSFSQNIDRPQEPLPKESVSPLPPLSEPMQNLPPVAYASSKSENYATEVTILKNGLRVASEKKFGQFCTAGVVVDSGPRYEVAYPNGICHFLEKLSFGATHKFPTRDVMLRELERHGGICDCQGSRDTTVYATSADSRGLEAVTQVLAEVTLRPQLSTDEIESARQAVAFELETISMRPEQETILMDMIHSAAYKGNTLGLPKICPTENVYKIDRGVIINYLRNHYTPDRMVVAAVGVEHKPFVEYVQKYFVDMKPTWYEDTEAFTPVTDKSIAQYTGGIEQEECEIPLYPGSDLPELSHVVIGLESCSHGDPDFVATCVLNMMMGGGGSFSAGGPGKGMYTRLYTNVLNRYHWMFNATAYNHAYGDTGLFCVHSAAPPARLHDTALVIARELANMAGSVGDTELRRAKTQLQSMLLMNLEARPVVFEDVGRQVLATGKRKSPSFFIKEIEKVTADDIIRVARRMLSKKPSVAARGKLTHLPSFEDIQANMSLTSSESSPQGRRLNLFRV
- the LOC112051774 gene encoding NADPH:adrenodoxin oxidoreductase, mitochondrial isoform X2, whose translation is MVYYLCCNSYHYTMHLFKFIFTRKSITSDSFKVIRRLSSSSKKVPRVCVVGAGPAGFYAATHLSKKLDSVIIDIIEKLPVPFGLVRYGVAPDHPEVKNVINQFTKLAQQKNVNFYGNITLGKDLTLNQLRQHYDAVLLTYGAEEDKVLGIENEDAKNVIAARNFVGWYNGHPRDTNLKVDLSGQTAAILGQGNVALDVARILLSPVDELKKTDITEYALQEIAESKIKELYLVGRRGPLNVAFTIKELREQINLKSNVVVWRKDDFVGVADVVSNLARPRKRLTELMLKTLNDSLNDQLADKAQKFFKPIFFRSPRKFLVDDQKNLIGIELVCNQLIGDKIEEQKCLPTNDSEILNCSLAFRSIGYRSIKVDSDLNFSNGLVINERGRVLDSGNGDSAKLYVAGWLGTGPVGVILHTMSNAFQVAKFICEDLQKHNEGLSKGGFEELKKNMLKNNKPIIDWQGWIKIDHFEIEQGKKKVGNILIMPTSKHYVSIMAEENWNDDGADPVSMVVDSMPLPQADIPEIKLFGRWSCYDVQVSDMSLQDYISVKEKYAKYLPHSAGRYAHKRFRKAQCPIVERLTNSLMMHGRNNGKKLMAVRIVKHAFEIIHLLTGENPLQVLVTAIINSGPREDSTRIGRAGTVRRQAVDVSPLRRVNQAIWLLCTGAREAAFRNIKTIAECVADELINAAKGSSNSYAIKKKDELERVAKSNR